A region from the Beduinella massiliensis genome encodes:
- a CDS encoding MBL fold metallo-hydrolase — MYDWHVLTIGHLSRNKFWAEQENTAYRRPLATCTLLSGHGENILVDPSLPAEAMKAALFDSAGLLPEQITKVYSTHFHFDHHVSPDAFVNARWYMAPGDLIYLRAHWDEYIKMWPMDSRAVMERCLPAPQELCEGVRLFAMPGHTEGLCALCYDAPEGRVIATGDAVMSKEFYGAGEPYFFGWNREAGELSIRALRGQYDVIIPGHGEAFWARAYEK, encoded by the coding sequence ATGTACGACTGGCACGTTTTGACGATCGGCCATCTGTCGAGGAACAAGTTTTGGGCAGAGCAAGAGAATACGGCCTATCGCCGACCATTAGCAACCTGTACGCTGCTGAGCGGTCATGGTGAGAATATCCTCGTCGATCCCTCTTTGCCGGCGGAAGCGATGAAGGCGGCACTTTTTGATTCCGCGGGCTTGCTTCCGGAACAGATTACCAAGGTGTACTCCACCCACTTCCACTTCGACCACCACGTCAGCCCTGACGCGTTTGTCAATGCACGATGGTACATGGCACCAGGGGATCTGATCTATCTGCGCGCGCACTGGGATGAGTACATAAAGATGTGGCCGATGGATTCGCGCGCGGTGATGGAGCGCTGCCTACCCGCGCCACAGGAGCTGTGCGAGGGCGTGCGGCTGTTCGCGATGCCGGGGCACACGGAGGGGTTGTGCGCGCTGTGCTATGACGCACCCGAAGGACGAGTCATCGCCACGGGAGATGCCGTAATGAGCAAGGAGTTTTATGGGGCGGGCGAGCCCTACTTCTTTGGCTGGAACAGAGAAGCGGGTGAGCTCAGCATCCGGGCATTGCGCGGTCAATACGACGTGATCATTCCCGGTCACGGCGAGGCTTTTTGGGCGCGCGCCTATGAAAAGTGA